The genomic stretch acatatatatagcaataATAAGACGTCTTCGATCAGGCATACAATTTCTTGCGCCGTATCAGCTGACATAATGGGGAAAAAATCTGTTATCAGTATAAATCGATTCGTATAAACAAAATTGACCATAATTCATCCAGTCAGTACAAACTGTATCCTGTAACACCCGGGAATACAGCTACAGGTCACCCTTTCATGGATATTTCCACCCGCATGATGCTCATTCACACACCAATATGTAACCAATATGTAACATCGGTTTCAGAAGGGAATTTCCTAATTCGTTGGACGTCATCGGTAGCGGAATGTGAATGTCTTCTTAACATGTCAGTGTTATGCAGTTGTTCTGGATGAAGGAGTTCGATACAGTGATAGCGAGTGAGATCCGAATATAACTTAGGCATGTTTGATCCGATTTCAGGGTAAGTCCTGGGACGGGAATGATCTTACTGTTGGCCCGTAATCAAAAATCcatacgaaggagagagagagagagagagagagagagagagagagagagagagagagagagagagagagagagagagagtctgagccATGATACAAATCATctctcatgaaaaaaaagatagtgtcTCGGAATACACCACCGATCAGAACTGCTTTCACGTCAGGAGGCGGAGTGGGCTGGCTGGGAAACGTCaggtccagtatatatatataagtcggcCTCTTGCCTCCCTACCCACCAGCGTCACGTCTCCAGCAACAGAAGCGATGTCTCCCACTGTCAGTAGTACAACACAGCGATTCTCTTTACATTTACACTCTGTAAACCACCGTAAATGTGGGATTTAATTGTTTACTGATGGTTCGATCATACGTTGTATAGTGAGAAATTTCAGCTCAAACTTCTCACAAGTTATATTTTTGTCTCACTTTTTAGATTGTTTTGTTGGCGGTGTTTGTGGCCACTGCCTGTGCTGGCCCTAGCTCTCCCCAGCCCTACGCTACCCCGTCCCACGCTGCCCTGTCCCATGCTGCCCCGTCCCACGCTGCCCCGTCCCACGCTGCCCCGTCCCAAGCTGCCCCGTCCCAGGTTGCCCCTGAAAGTCCCACAGCCTCAGCGGAGAGGACCGCCCGCACTGTCCCCTCCTACAGCGCCCCCAgcaagaatgtaaaaaaaaaaaagatatttttttagtAATCAAATGAATGATATATCAATATTTACTATGCTAACATGATAATGTTTAATCtaagaataatatataaatcTACTACATTATAAAGATCTCTAATACACGTATGTAAGCCTTTGCAAACAGTATACAACCCAAatcctttttttaattttaatagaaaatgaaatgaattatgTAGATAGTCATTATCATGATACACGAATGATGTTCCAGTTAATCACTTGATTACCTTTCAGATGTTTATATATGTCCAGCTCTGTGTCTATACACATGCTTCAGTGATATGAACATGGAGGGGTAAGGTATACttggaatgtgtgtgtatgtgtgtgtgtgtgtgtgtgtgtgtgtgtgtgtgtgtgtgtgtgtgtgtgtgtgtgtgtgtgtccgtctgtctgtcagtctgtctctgcctgtgtctgtgtatgtgtgcataagCGACATTCTATTTGTTATACAGTGCGGGGATGGAGCTCTCCACCCGTGGTGTCTTTCTCTACTATCACATAACTCTACAATACTTTCTGCACTGTACACTATCTGCACTGTACACTATCTGCACTGTACACTATCTGCAATGTACACTATCTGCAATGTACACTATCTGCACTATAcacaatcttcactatacactaTCTGCACTGTACACTATCTGCACTATACACTATCTGCACTgtacactatcttcactatacactatCTTCACCATACACTATCTGCACTATACACTATCTGCACTGTACACTATCCACTatacactatcttcactatacactatcttcactatacactatCATCATCGACCGTATAACATTCACCCATGATCTCATGTTGTCAGTGTAATTCTTTACATCTTCGTCTCAGAAATCTATATCAAATTTCTAGCTGTTACTTTTGGTTGCTCCTATTTCATGTCTCTCAAGGACCAGCTCATTACCGACACTGTTAAATTGTTGGAAAAGGTGAGGACTTAGATCAACTCaccctattttcttttctcttctataGTGGACGGCTTTCCAACTTCTGCTGCCCTGTCTTCCTCATCTCTTTCATCTCGGGTACGATCTTAGCCGGcctcttctagaccttctctatcttATCTTTATGATCCTGTGACCAAAACCTGAGTTGCACATTATAATCAACCTCTGAAATAGATTGAAATAATTTACTGAATatctctttcttcatctgcttaaAGGCAGATCACTTATGATCCGACAGTTTGTGACGGTACACCGAATACAGTTTCAAACCCTAAGTCCCTTTGACATATGGAATCACAATGCTCCTTTCCTGTCACATTATGATGATATCTAACCAGTTTTCCACTGTATTCAGTCATCCTTATCTTGCATTCCCCTGGGCTGCGATCCATCAACCATTCATCAGACCAACACTGGGGCTTGTCGGGTCCTGGTTCAAGCTGATGCAATCCACCTCCTCCCTTgcttcatccacaaacatattcccGGATGAGCCAAGTCTTTCATGAGCCCAGTCCTTCATGAGCCCAGTCCTTCATGAGCCCAGTCCTTCATGAGTCTAGTCCTTCGTGAGCCTAGTCCTTCATGAGCCTAGTCCTTCATGAGCCCAGTCCTTCATGAGCCCAGTCCTTCATGAGCCTAGTCCTTCATGAGCTCAGTCCTTCATGAGCCTAGTCCTTCATGAGCCCAGTCCTTCATGAGCCCAGTCCTTCATGAGTCTAGTCCTTCATGAGCCCAGTCCTTCATGAGCCCAGTCCTTCATGAGCCCAGTCCTTCATGAGCCCAGTCCTTCATGAACCTAGTCCTTCATGAGCCTAGTCCTTCATGAGTCTAGTCCTTCATGAGTCTAGTCCTTCATGAGCCCAGTCCTTCATGAGCCTAGTCCTTCATGAACCTAGTCCTTCATGAGCCAAGTCCTTCATGAGTCTAGTCCTTCATGAGCCTAGTCCTTCATGAGCCCAGTCCTTCATGAGCCTAGTCCTTCATGAGCCCAGTCCTTCATGAGCCCAGTCCTTCATGAGCCCAGTCCTTCATGAGTCTAGTCCTTCATGAGCCCAGTCCTTCATGAGCCTAGTCCTTCATGAGCTCAGTCCTTCATGAGCCTAGTCCTTCATGAGCCCAGTCCTTCATGAGCCCAGTCCTTCATGAACCTAGTCCTTCATGAGCCTAGTCCTTCATGAGTCTAGTCCTTCATGAGCCTAGTCCTTCATGAGCCCAGTCCTTCATGAGCCTAGTCCTTCATGAACCTAGTCCTTCATGAGCCAAGTCCTTCATGAGTCTAGTCCTTCATGAGCCTAGTCCTTCATGAGCCCAGTCCTTCATGAGCCTAGTCCTTCATGAGCCCAGTCCTTCATGAGCCTAGTCCTTCATGAACCTAGTCCTTCATGAGCCAAGTCCTTCATGAGTCTAGTCCTTCATGAGCCTAGTCCTTCATGAGCCCAGTCCTTCATGAACCCAGTCCTTCATGAGCCCAGTCCTTCATGAGCCTAGTCCTTCATGAGCCCAGTCCTTCATGAGCCTAGTCCTTCATGAGCCTAGTCCTTCATGAGTCTAGTCCTTCATGAGCCTAGTCCTTCATGAGCCTAGTCCTTCATGAGCTCAGTCCTTCATGCAAGTCATCGACACAGATCAAAAAACAGCAGCTGCCCCACGACCGCTCCCTGTGGCACGCCGCTGGTGACCCTGACCCACTCAGAAGAATCTTCTCTGATGCACGTCTGACCTTCCCATCCACCCAGACCATTTTTGATCCACCAAAGAAGTCACCTCCCCTTTacatccacccagctgttcaagAGAGATTATAATGTCTGCATTCAGAGGTTAAATAAGCCATTACTTTCTTGTACGCTGCCAGGTCACGATATATGCTGAACACAAAAGAagcagaagaggaaaaaaaaatccaccgcATCGCAGAGTCGTGTACGACACTGTGAAGTGGATGATATCTCCCAAACGACCGGCAGCACGTCCCCTCTGGCCGACTGACTTACAACTGCGCTGCCAGCCGTCCGACGAATGACAGAACGGACGCGGTCGTGACCTCTGATGTGCTGACTTTATCTTCATCGTAGGATCATTGGTGGATCAGAATCCTGCTGATTTTAAGTATTTTATTATAAATggatacacagacagagagacacagacagacacagagagacaaagacacagacagacacagagagacaaagacacagacaggaagacacagagagagagacacagacacagacagagagacacagacacagacagagagacacagacacagacagagagacacagacacagagagacaaagacacagacagagagacacagacacagacagagaggcaaagacacagacagagagacacagacacagacagagagacaaggacacagacagagagacaaagacccagacagagagacaaagacacagacagaccaaAAGACTGACAGAGACCCAAGAACAGCCCATTCTAGAGACCACGATTTATCATTTTCTGGTGTATGAATCGTGTAACGTGATGTGTTATCTTGGTCAGGTTTTCGCGGGGTACGACTTCACTTACATCGTGAGGGACGACGACTCCGGCAACAGCTATGGCCACCAGGAGACCCGTGATGGCTACGACACCAAAGGCTCCTACTACGTGCCTCTTCCCGACGGTCGCCTCCAGAAGGTCACTTACTACGTCAACGGCGACTCCGGCTTCGTGGCCGAGGTCACTTACGAGGGCGAGGCCACCTACCCGCCCTACAACCCTGCACCAGCCTACAAGCCAGCCACAGACTATGCCTAGAGTTTCCTCTCGTTACTTTAAGTCATGTTGTTAAAGATAATTTGTTGTTATGATTTCTACATCATTTCCACCGACATTGTTATATGAACAAAGTGTTTTGATGTCTGGATTATGTTTCGAAACATCCAGATGGGGTTTCAAAATGTTTAGATGGTGTTTCGAAACGTCCACAATGTGTTTCGAAACGCCCGGATGGTGATTCAGAACGTCGAAATGGTGTTTCTTTTGACACGTTCACAATGTGTTTCGACACGTCGGGATGGTGTTTCGAAACGTCGGGATGGTGTTTCGATTTATTCATGGCTTGTCGATAAGCAGACCTTAGACATAGACCAGACTGGTTGACACTCCTCAGTAAACTAACGAAAGGTTTACTGTGGGTTTACATGTAATCGTAAGTTATGCAATAAAAGATAGACTGATATTAATAGATTTTAATACATAAAGAATCCAATGATAAATGGTATCCGTTTCATTTCTTTAAGTGTATAGGTGTAGGTGAATCTGATGTAATGAAAGTTAAGAACATTTGGTATGTTGGCTATCAAGGAGAGAACATGAGGTATGCTGGCTACCAAAGAGAGAACATGAGGTATGTTGGCTATCAAGGAAAGAACATGAGGTATGCTGGCTATCAAAGAGAGAACATGAGTTATGTTGGCTGTCAAGGAGAGAACATGAGGCATGCTGGCTATCAAGGAGAGAACATGAGGTATGTTGGCTATCAAGGAGAGAACATGAGGTATGTTGGCTATCAAGGAGAGAACATGAGGTATGCTGGCTATGAAGGAGAGAACATGAGGTATGCTAGCTATGAAGGAGAGAACATGAGTTATGCTGGCTATCAAGGAGAGAACATGAGGTATGCTGGTTATCGAGAAGACTACATGGAGGATGAACGATATCAAGGATAGTGCATGGCATATCCTGGCTATCTAAGATATCACAAGGAACTATCAAAAATCAGCAAGATAATCATGATTAAGAAGCAACGAAAGATAACTTgaacaagcctcttttccaggaGTTTGGGATTTTCTAAAGGAACCAGAGAAAAGAGCAATTTTCTTCATATAGAATTAGTTGTAACTTATTAAAATCATTTTGAAGTCTTGGATGCTATAGGGTCAGCACAATACCACAGCTCAGATATTAGCCAACACACAGAGTGAACTTGCACACTGCAAAAGGAATGTATTCCAGTAAGGCAACAGAACTTGGATTTATCGTCCGTCCAGGCAGATGTACGAGACAGAGTCAAGGACACGTCAATCCTGGGAACACGCGTGATTGAAAGTGTACCAAGCTCTCGATTTCGAGAATCAGAGACAAAGGTGTCGAAGCAGCTTCGCCCAGGTGCGAGCCGGGACTTCGTGACTCCGGGGGTGACCCAGAACAGATGTTAGTGGCTGTGCAATGATTCGCGTGTGAAGTAGTACACGTGAGGAATGAAACAGTGTAGAAAATGCTTATATTCTATGACTGATGCATGAATTTCTAGATGACTCGTGATCACGAGTTTTATGGTAAGCATATGGCTATGAGAGGATCTCGTGTCTCGATAAGTTTAGTGAATATAAGCGCTGATAACAATGTCTCGCTCATTTTGATTGGTTTTGAGGACACACTGTGCTTATgtatgatgaagaggaagaggattagTCCAGCTGTGTCAATCTTGAAGGATGTCACTCCAGCTGTGTCAATCTTGAAGGATGTCACTCCAGCTGTGTCATTCTTGAAGGATGTCACTCCAGCTGTGTCAATCTTGAATGATGTCACTCCAGCTATGTCAGTCTTGAAGGATGTCACTCCAGCTGTGTCAATCTTGAAGGATGTCACTCCAGCTGCGTCAGTCTTGAAGGATGTCGCTCCAGCTGTGTCAATCTTGAAGGATGTCACTCCAGCTGCGTCAGTCTTGAAGGATGTCACTCCAGCTGTGTCAATCTTGAAGGATGTCACTCCAGCTGTGTCAGTCTTGAAGGATGTCACTCCAGCTGTGTCAGTCTTGAAGGATGTCACTCCAGCTGTGTCAGTCTTGAAGGATGTCACTCCAGCTGTGTCAATCTTGAAGGACGTCACTCCAGCTGTGTCAGTCTTGAAGGAAGTCGATCTCATTCCACTCAACCCAGTAAAGTGCACCTTGCTGCTGGCCATTGCCGAGGCTCCATCGTCAGCAGAGCACCACAGCTTTTCCAATGTATGCACAAACTATTCCATAATATCTTCCATCATTTGGCGTTTGTCAACTTCGCCTGCGGTGTCGTGTTCAGCTTAGAGCACCAGTGGTTCTGGGTGGTGTTGACCTCTTGTGTGTACCGAATATCACTAACTGAGCGATACCATTTACGTCACAATATCTGTCTGGAATACTTTTCTCGGTCTCATCAGAGAGCCTTGCGATGTGATCTGAAGACGATCCTGTGAGAGAGATCAATGCTGGCCCGTGTCTTTGGTTTGTGCTGGACAGAAAAAGTTAACCACTTCACTGGTACAAATTCTTACAAATTCACCATCAAAACATGATTTCATTTCCCGCACTTTCGTATAACTTCGTTGCCTAAGGAGCAAGGACGAAGTTTTATGTCCTCTAAACttctttttctttagaaaaaGTTGTCTGGTGGAGAGGAACACCTTCCTCCAATGTTTCCACATTATCTCCTCTCGATCCACCTTCGTAACTCTCACTGTTCGCATCCGTTGACAAAGCATGTCATCTTGGATCCTCTTTTTCTGACGGTCTACCTTCATCCTCTGTCTTAGATGAGTGACTATACTATGGAGTTGGATGCCATATAAACATCATCTCTGTGTCTGGTTATCACTGATGACCTCCTGCCGTTAATATCTACTCGGGTGGGTGAAAGTGAGGCGATCATGGCGAAAATGTCGGACATTTTGTACGAGATGAAGTGGCATGAACACGCTTTACGGCCTCCCACAATGAATACATGATACGGAGTTGAAACCTATGCGGAACGCTGCATTCCCGCGAAGCAATCCGGGACGCCTATACGCTGACATATGTCAGTGTTATACAGTTACTGAATTCACTGACACCAATGAATCTAGTGACCCTGACACCTTGTCTAGAGTCGAGCTCTTCAGTAATCAGTGCCTAGAACTCTACTGAAATGTGAGCAATGGATCGTCAATGAAGAATCGAAACAGGTTTCGTTGTGCGGAAGAGtcttgaactgtgtgtgtgtgtgtgtgtgtgtgtgtgtgtgtgtgtgtgtgtgcagacgacAAATTAGTCTAGCCAAGAGCGACGTTTAATTACGGGAAATCTTGCTGTGGAAATGGTGTCGCGCACCACAAGAACCTGTGAAAGGGTCGAAATCCTACAGAGCGTGAGCCGTCCAGACGTGTTGTTGATACAGAGGCTACAGAGATGAGAGAAATGTGAGGCTACAGAGACGATAGGAACATGGCATTACAGAGGTTAGAGGAAGGCGTTCCACATTCAGAAAATGATTTCACACTAGAGATGGCATTGGATTGCCTTCCTGTTTCAAGACGATGTATACACTGGTCCACAATAGCAGATTCATTTATCTGTATAGTTATGGTTACAGTCTGTATTATGGTCGGCAGtatagttattatcatcattattatcaatatcatcagcaGTATTATTTTACTTTTATCAAAATCATCATTATTGCGATTACTGTTacatgttattatcatcatagttataattatcattattactattattgttaacAATATCatagtgttattttttttttgcagttatcTTAACAAACTTTTGCGACAATACCCAACCTATTCATTCGAGGGTACGTTAAGACAGACTCACTCTGTCTTTCTGTACAATGTGAGGTACATGAGAACATCTATTTTGCTGACATacgaagaaaatgtatatagatatattttctaaTCTGATATGTTATCACAGCCAGATAAAactggtggtatatatatatatatatatatatatatatatatatatatatatatatatatatatatatatatatacatatatatatatattatatatatatatatatatatatatatatatatatatatatatatatatatatatatatatatatatatatatatatatatatatatatatatatatatatatatatatatatatataatata from Panulirus ornatus isolate Po-2019 chromosome 30, ASM3632096v1, whole genome shotgun sequence encodes the following:
- the LOC139758590 gene encoding uncharacterized protein, which gives rise to MSPTIVLLAVFVATACAGPSSPQPYATPSHAALSHAAPSHAAPSHAAPSQAAPSQVAPESPTASAERTARTVPSYSAPSKNVFAGYDFTYIVRDDDSGNSYGHQETRDGYDTKGSYYVPLPDGRLQKVTYYVNGDSGFVAEVTYEGEATYPPYNPAPAYKPATDYA